From the Thermococcus guaymasensis DSM 11113 genome, one window contains:
- the bpsA gene encoding N(4)-bis(aminopropyl)spermidine synthase: MREIVERVKEKTSIPVYERTIENVLSAIQASGDVWRIVDLSEEPLPLVVAVITALHELGYVAFDGPNVVLTESGKRLVEKYGIGPRRDYTCSHCEGKTVELSAFSDLLEQFKEIVKDRPQPKHDFDQAYVTPETTVARVALMHTRGDLENKEVFVLGDDDLTSIALMLSGLPKRIAVLDIDERLVKFIEKTADELGYENIEMFTFDLREPLPDYALHKFDTFITDPPETVDAIRAFVGRGIATLKGPGCAGYFGITRRESSLNKWREIQRLLLNEFGVVITDIIRNFNEYVNWGYEEETRAWKLLPVKVKPSYNWYKSYMFRIQTLEGSKGFEDRITVGDELYNDEEASTT; this comes from the coding sequence ATGAGGGAGATAGTGGAGAGGGTTAAGGAGAAGACGAGCATCCCCGTTTACGAGAGGACAATAGAGAACGTCCTTTCGGCGATTCAGGCGAGCGGAGACGTCTGGCGCATCGTTGACCTCAGCGAGGAGCCGCTCCCGCTTGTAGTTGCGGTCATTACCGCCCTCCACGAGCTTGGTTATGTCGCCTTTGACGGCCCGAACGTCGTCCTTACCGAGAGCGGAAAGAGGCTGGTAGAGAAGTATGGAATCGGGCCTAGAAGGGACTACACCTGCTCCCACTGCGAGGGCAAGACCGTCGAGCTTTCAGCGTTCAGCGACCTCCTTGAGCAGTTCAAGGAGATCGTCAAGGACAGGCCGCAGCCTAAGCACGACTTTGACCAGGCCTACGTTACCCCGGAGACCACCGTGGCAAGGGTTGCGCTCATGCACACGAGGGGCGACCTTGAGAACAAGGAGGTCTTCGTCCTGGGCGACGACGACCTCACCAGCATAGCCCTCATGCTCAGCGGCCTTCCGAAGAGAATAGCGGTCCTCGACATCGACGAGCGCCTCGTGAAGTTCATCGAGAAGACCGCCGACGAGCTCGGCTACGAGAACATCGAGATGTTCACCTTCGATTTGAGGGAGCCGCTCCCGGACTACGCGCTCCACAAATTCGACACATTCATCACCGACCCGCCCGAGACCGTCGATGCCATAAGGGCATTCGTTGGCAGGGGAATAGCGACGCTCAAGGGGCCGGGCTGCGCCGGCTACTTCGGCATAACGAGGAGGGAGAGCTCGCTCAACAAGTGGAGGGAAATTCAGAGACTGCTCCTCAACGAGTTCGGCGTCGTCATAACCGACATCATAAGGAACTTCAACGAGTACGTCAACTGGGGCTACGAGGAGGAGACCCGCGCCTGGAAGCTCCTCCCGGTTAAGGTCAAGCCCTCTTACAACTGGTACAAGAGTTACATGTTCAGGATTCAGACGCTTGAGGGTTCAAAGGGCTTCGAGGACAGGATTACGGTTGGCGATGAGCTCTACAATGACGAGGAAGCCTCGACAACATGA
- a CDS encoding metal-sulfur cluster assembly factor, which yields MVTKEEVENAVKKIVDEKFVKSIEVDEKGNVTVTLAKDTPNIDDVLIKLHSELGKLEGVGTITINREREIKAGENVELNEELVLEKLKEVLDPEIGIDVVNLGLIYEVKVRPDRTVYVKMTMTTPGCPLTMWILRAVEDKILEIPGVRDAEIELTFDPPWTPDRISPEYKKKLGLY from the coding sequence ATGGTAACGAAAGAGGAAGTTGAAAACGCTGTCAAGAAAATAGTTGACGAGAAGTTCGTAAAATCCATCGAGGTTGATGAAAAGGGCAACGTTACGGTCACCCTCGCGAAGGACACTCCTAACATCGACGACGTTCTGATAAAGCTCCATTCAGAGCTCGGAAAGCTTGAGGGTGTTGGCACCATAACGATAAATCGTGAGAGGGAGATAAAGGCCGGGGAGAACGTCGAACTGAACGAAGAACTGGTCCTTGAGAAGCTCAAAGAGGTTTTAGACCCAGAAATCGGTATTGACGTCGTCAACCTCGGCCTCATATACGAGGTAAAGGTAAGGCCCGACAGGACGGTTTACGTCAAGATGACTATGACAACCCCCGGCTGTCCGCTCACCATGTGGATTCTCCGCGCTGTTGAGGACAAAATACTTGAGATTCCGGGCGTTAGAGACGCTGAGATAGAGCTGACCTTCGACCCGCCGTGGACGCCCGACAGAATAAGCCCAGAGTACAAGAAAAAGCTGGGTCTTTACTGA
- a CDS encoding ferredoxin produces MAWKVTVDQDTCIGDAICASLCPDVFEMGDDGKAHAIVETTDLECAKEAAEACPVGAITLEEV; encoded by the coding sequence ATGGCGTGGAAGGTTACCGTCGACCAGGACACCTGCATTGGTGATGCTATCTGTGCCAGCCTCTGCCCGGACGTCTTCGAGATGGGAGACGACGGAAAGGCCCATGCAATAGTTGAGACCACTGACCTCGAGTGCGCCAAGGAGGCCGCTGAGGCCTGCCCGGTCGGCGCTATTACTCTCGAGGAGGTCTGA
- a CDS encoding nicotinate phosphoribosyltransferase: MRDFYIAHEEDIKAGKTTDVYFIRTKKILVEKGIHKRVFADVTTTSLPNGWKWGVLAGIEEVAKLLEGLPVNVYAMREGTIFHPYEPVLQIEGYYEEFGIYETALLGMLSQASGIATAALRTKIAANFKPVYSFGIRHMHPAIAPMIDRAAFIGGCDGVSGVLGAEMIGEKPVGTMPHALILTVGDQVKAWKYFDEVVEPEVPRTALVDTLCDEKFEALMAAEALGERLAAVRLDTPSSRRGNFRKIIEEVRWELDLRGYEHVKIFVSGGLDEEKIREIVDVADAFGVGGSIASAKPVDFSLDVVEVEGKPITKRGKLSGRKQVYRCENGHYHRVPASKKLEKCPVCGAKVEPLLKPLIKNGEIVAELPKAQEIREYVLEQAKKFGLSLE, from the coding sequence ATGAGGGACTTCTACATCGCCCATGAGGAGGATATCAAAGCCGGAAAGACCACTGACGTTTACTTCATCAGGACAAAGAAGATACTCGTCGAGAAGGGCATCCACAAGAGGGTCTTCGCCGATGTGACCACCACATCTCTACCAAACGGCTGGAAGTGGGGGGTCTTGGCAGGAATCGAGGAGGTAGCGAAGCTCCTTGAGGGCCTGCCCGTGAACGTCTACGCGATGAGGGAAGGCACGATATTCCACCCCTACGAGCCGGTGCTCCAGATAGAGGGCTACTATGAAGAGTTTGGAATCTACGAGACCGCTTTGCTGGGAATGCTCAGCCAGGCGAGCGGAATAGCCACCGCCGCGCTCAGGACGAAGATTGCCGCCAACTTCAAACCGGTCTACTCCTTCGGCATAAGGCACATGCATCCCGCGATAGCGCCGATGATTGATAGAGCGGCTTTCATAGGCGGCTGCGACGGCGTCTCAGGTGTCCTGGGTGCTGAGATGATCGGGGAGAAGCCCGTCGGGACGATGCCCCACGCGCTGATTCTCACCGTCGGCGACCAGGTGAAGGCATGGAAGTACTTCGACGAAGTGGTTGAGCCCGAAGTCCCAAGGACGGCTTTGGTTGACACGCTCTGCGACGAGAAGTTCGAGGCACTCATGGCGGCTGAAGCACTTGGAGAGAGGCTTGCGGCGGTGAGGCTCGACACTCCCAGCTCAAGGAGGGGCAACTTCAGAAAGATAATCGAGGAGGTCCGCTGGGAGCTCGACCTGAGGGGCTACGAGCACGTTAAGATATTCGTGAGCGGCGGCCTTGATGAGGAGAAGATAAGGGAGATAGTTGATGTTGCAGATGCCTTCGGCGTCGGTGGCTCCATAGCATCGGCGAAGCCCGTTGACTTCTCGCTTGACGTAGTTGAGGTCGAAGGGAAGCCCATAACCAAGCGCGGCAAACTCAGCGGAAGGAAGCAGGTCTACCGCTGTGAGAACGGCCACTACCACCGCGTCCCGGCCAGCAAAAAGCTTGAGAAGTGCCCGGTCTGCGGTGCCAAAGTTGAGCCCCTCCTAAAGCCGCTCATCAAGAACGGTGAGATAGTGGCGGAGCTGCCGAAGGCACAGGAGATAAGGGAGTACGTGCTCGAGCAGGCGAAGAAGTTTGGGCTAAGCCTGGAGTGA
- a CDS encoding flavodoxin domain-containing protein has translation MKACVIYATRRGSTKRVAEVIAEELKRMNVEVRLMDVNENPPVEDCDLLILGAPVYYERPLPEIRRFIEFHNGLRGKKVALFILCIAEKFGNAGRCYTERRYLRLMVEPIAGEVVAQKVFEGWIFKENPKTIEEARDWARRLFRLLRREKT, from the coding sequence ATGAAAGCATGTGTTATCTACGCAACGAGAAGGGGCTCGACCAAGAGGGTCGCCGAGGTTATTGCCGAGGAACTTAAGAGGATGAACGTTGAAGTGAGACTCATGGACGTCAACGAAAATCCCCCGGTGGAGGACTGCGACCTTCTAATCTTGGGAGCACCTGTTTACTATGAGAGGCCCCTCCCCGAAATTAGGCGATTCATTGAGTTCCACAATGGCCTGAGGGGAAAGAAGGTTGCCCTCTTCATACTCTGTATAGCCGAAAAATTTGGAAACGCTGGAAGGTGTTATACTGAGAGAAGATATCTTCGCCTGATGGTTGAGCCGATTGCAGGCGAGGTAGTGGCTCAAAAGGTATTTGAAGGCTGGATTTTCAAGGAAAATCCCAAAACAATTGAAGAGGCCAGGGACTGGGCGAGGAGATTATTCAGGTTGTTGAGGAGGGAAAAGACTTGA
- a CDS encoding MBL fold metallo-hydrolase, with protein MRVIPLASESLGVRSLAVFVEASGIKIIIDPGVALGPKRYGLPPAKIELEALQKMRKKVQAYARKADIVTISHYHYDHHTPFFEGLYESSSEEYAREIYKGKLIFTKHPKKNINFSQRKRAWAFLKNAEPIAKKIEFADGRSFDLSGVTLEFSPAVPHGSEGSRLGFVVMVLIDDGSRLIHASDIQLLNRKAVEWIIEKNPDLLITGGPPTYLGRRAEGSWETGIKNLNEIIRETNAEVVLDHHIVRDRNYPRFFEELEKRPKTFAGFLKVEDRPLEAYRRELHKIEKGESAELPFKL; from the coding sequence ATGCGTGTAATCCCGCTCGCCTCGGAAAGCCTCGGTGTGAGGAGCTTAGCGGTCTTCGTTGAAGCATCGGGAATAAAAATCATCATAGACCCTGGTGTCGCCCTCGGGCCGAAGCGCTACGGCCTCCCACCTGCGAAAATCGAGCTTGAGGCCCTGCAGAAGATGAGAAAGAAAGTGCAGGCCTACGCGAGGAAAGCCGATATCGTAACGATTTCCCACTACCACTACGACCACCACACGCCGTTCTTCGAGGGCCTTTACGAGAGCTCCAGCGAGGAGTACGCGAGGGAAATCTACAAAGGGAAGCTGATTTTCACCAAGCATCCCAAGAAAAACATCAACTTCAGCCAGAGGAAGAGGGCCTGGGCCTTCCTGAAGAACGCTGAGCCGATAGCGAAAAAGATCGAGTTCGCCGACGGGAGGAGCTTTGACCTCAGCGGGGTTACGCTGGAGTTCTCGCCAGCCGTTCCTCACGGGAGCGAGGGCTCAAGGCTCGGCTTCGTGGTGATGGTTCTTATAGACGACGGCTCCCGCTTAATCCACGCCAGCGACATCCAGCTCCTCAACAGGAAAGCTGTAGAGTGGATAATCGAGAAGAACCCGGATTTGCTCATCACAGGCGGGCCGCCAACCTACCTCGGGAGACGCGCCGAGGGCAGCTGGGAAACGGGAATAAAAAACCTCAACGAGATAATCCGTGAGACGAACGCAGAGGTAGTACTCGACCACCACATCGTGAGGGACAGGAACTATCCGAGGTTCTTCGAGGAGCTGGAGAAGAGGCCGAAGACCTTCGCTGGCTTTTTGAAGGTCGAGGACAGGCCACTTGAAGCTTACCGGAGGGAACTCCACAAAATAGAGAAGGGGGAGAGCGCTGAGCTTCCCTTCAAACTTTAG
- a CDS encoding BadF/BadG/BcrA/BcrD ATPase family protein: MILGLDCGGTKTRAVLVEKNGKVIGEGFGGPSNPNASPMEVVRNSIRNAVSEAISNFQGSVKVTCVSAAGTLGGMSNVLESIVRELLPGTEIIVRGDYEIAHVACFLFNPGVVFISGTGSIAYGVNEEGKSVRVGGWGHLVGDEGSGYWVGKEGIRAALRAYDGRERNTKLREYMLEYFRTNTPDEIISRVYSSKNPKTLLGGFAPYVVKAAREKDETAMEIIEEAVEEIVLAYRAAVRRLGFSSVRDKLAITGGFYFGSKDLLGSLLIRKLEEEFGEKIELREPLMPEAKAAALVALKYLEERDNDHKGMEYHFDRDQSTHGIAFKEEPP, translated from the coding sequence ATGATCCTCGGCCTCGACTGCGGGGGAACAAAGACGCGCGCGGTGCTGGTTGAGAAGAACGGAAAAGTGATCGGAGAAGGGTTTGGAGGGCCGTCCAATCCAAACGCCTCGCCGATGGAAGTCGTGAGGAATTCAATAAGGAATGCAGTCTCAGAGGCTATCAGTAACTTCCAGGGCTCGGTCAAAGTGACCTGTGTTTCCGCTGCGGGAACACTAGGAGGGATGAGCAACGTCTTGGAGAGCATCGTTAGAGAACTCCTTCCCGGAACGGAGATAATCGTGAGAGGGGATTATGAAATAGCCCATGTGGCGTGCTTCCTTTTCAATCCTGGCGTCGTCTTCATCTCCGGCACGGGTTCGATTGCTTATGGAGTCAACGAGGAGGGCAAAAGCGTCAGGGTTGGTGGCTGGGGCCACCTCGTGGGAGACGAAGGGAGCGGATATTGGGTTGGGAAAGAGGGAATTAGAGCCGCCCTCAGGGCCTACGATGGACGTGAAAGGAACACAAAGTTAAGGGAGTATATGCTTGAGTACTTTAGAACCAACACTCCGGATGAGATAATAAGCAGGGTGTACTCCTCAAAAAATCCAAAAACCCTCTTGGGCGGTTTTGCCCCCTACGTCGTGAAAGCGGCGAGGGAAAAAGACGAGACTGCGATGGAGATAATAGAAGAGGCTGTTGAGGAAATAGTTCTCGCCTACAGAGCAGCGGTGAGAAGACTCGGCTTTTCAAGCGTAAGGGACAAGCTAGCAATAACAGGGGGATTCTACTTCGGTTCCAAGGATTTGCTGGGGTCTTTATTGATAAGAAAGCTCGAAGAGGAGTTCGGGGAGAAAATTGAGCTCAGAGAGCCCCTAATGCCTGAAGCAAAGGCAGCGGCCCTCGTCGCTCTAAAGTATCTGGAGGAAAGAGATAATGACCATAAAGGGATGGAATACCACTTCGATAGAGACCAGAGCACACATGGGATAGCTTTTAAAGAAGAACCCCCTTAA
- a CDS encoding ABC transporter permease, with product MARTLKEKLGEKWESLKEVSRYVWHHKMGKVGVIILAFLLIMAFFPGLFTKYTPDWTSDETFVPASWDHPCGIDQEGKDIWAQIVYGTRISLAVGFIAALLTVTIGALVGTVAGYYGDIVDEILVFVSDSIMMLPSLLLLIVIAALFSNVWNIWYTIIVIALISWPSTARMVRAQTLQLKNRTYVEAAITLGASKKRIIFRHILPNTIPLLFARATIQVAGFIVTVASLTFLGLGDPHNPDWGYVMYTANKNMMMIVMKGMWQWIVVPGVMIALAVIAFVCLGEALQDYLNPKLRRR from the coding sequence ATGGCAAGAACGCTTAAGGAAAAGCTTGGAGAGAAATGGGAGTCTCTCAAGGAGGTTTCCCGTTACGTTTGGCACCACAAAATGGGTAAGGTCGGGGTAATAATACTCGCATTCCTTCTCATTATGGCCTTCTTCCCAGGTCTTTTTACGAAATACACTCCAGATTGGACATCGGATGAAACCTTTGTTCCAGCATCGTGGGATCATCCATGCGGTATAGACCAAGAAGGAAAGGACATCTGGGCCCAGATAGTCTACGGAACGAGGATCTCACTGGCAGTTGGTTTCATCGCCGCCCTGCTGACTGTAACGATAGGGGCTCTCGTCGGCACCGTTGCCGGTTATTACGGGGACATCGTCGATGAAATCCTTGTCTTCGTATCGGACTCCATAATGATGCTTCCCAGTTTGCTTCTCCTGATAGTCATAGCGGCACTCTTCTCTAACGTCTGGAACATATGGTACACTATCATCGTGATAGCCCTTATATCATGGCCCTCAACCGCAAGAATGGTGAGGGCTCAAACGCTTCAGCTAAAGAACAGAACCTACGTTGAGGCGGCGATCACCTTGGGGGCCAGCAAGAAGAGAATAATCTTCAGGCACATACTTCCCAATACGATACCCCTCCTCTTCGCTAGGGCTACGATTCAGGTAGCAGGCTTTATCGTCACCGTGGCGTCGCTGACCTTCCTCGGTCTCGGCGATCCACACAACCCTGACTGGGGTTACGTCATGTACACGGCCAACAAGAACATGATGATGATAGTGATGAAAGGCATGTGGCAGTGGATTGTCGTTCCCGGTGTGATGATAGCACTGGCGGTGATAGCCTTCGTGTGCCTCGGAGAGGCCCTTCAGGACTACCTCAACCCGAAGCTCAGAAGGAGGTGA